From the Priestia koreensis genome, one window contains:
- a CDS encoding acyl-CoA thioesterase: protein MSKEKYITDLEQWKKGFTFFHEIKVRFSETDMFGHLNNTVPFAYFEEARIEYFKHLGFMSDWTNPLHDTIPVVADLQCDYLKQIFFDEKLKVYVKAETIGNSSVDIHYMAIDEHGRMGFTGRGTVVQISRHTGKGVAWTEEMKTLFMGEKSSLGK, encoded by the coding sequence TTGAGCAAAGAAAAATACATTACAGATCTAGAACAGTGGAAGAAAGGCTTTACTTTCTTTCATGAAATAAAGGTACGCTTTTCAGAAACTGACATGTTTGGCCACTTAAATAACACGGTACCGTTTGCATATTTTGAAGAAGCGCGCATTGAATACTTTAAGCACTTAGGGTTTATGAGTGACTGGACGAATCCGCTCCACGATACGATTCCAGTTGTGGCAGATCTACAGTGCGACTACTTGAAGCAAATATTCTTTGATGAAAAACTGAAAGTATACGTAAAGGCTGAAACGATCGGTAACTCCTCTGTTGACATTCACTATATGGCAATCGATGAACACGGCCGTATGGGCTTTACGGGAAGAGGAACGGTTGTCCAAATATCACGTCATACGGGAAAAGGCGTGGCGTGGACAGAGGAAATGAAGACATTGTTTATGGGTGAAAAATCATCATTAGGAAAGTAG
- the sdhB gene encoding succinate dehydrogenase iron-sulfur subunit — MSTTATAQKTVKFSILRQDSPTSAPYEEKFEIPYRPNMNVISALMEIRRNPVDADGKDTTPITWDMNCLEEVCGACSMVINGRPRQSCTALVDQLEQPIRLEPMKTFPVVRDLQVDRSRMFDSLKKVKAWIPIDGTYDLGPGPRMPEKKRQWAYELSKCMTCGVCLESCPNVNSKSNFIGPAPLSQVRLFNAHPTGALNKHERLNSIMDDGGLANCGNSQNCVQACPKGIPLTTSIAALNRDTAIQSFRNFFGSDQI, encoded by the coding sequence ATGAGTACAACAGCAACTGCTCAAAAAACAGTGAAGTTTTCTATTTTACGTCAGGATTCTCCAACTTCTGCTCCTTATGAAGAGAAGTTCGAAATTCCGTATCGCCCGAATATGAACGTTATCTCAGCGCTGATGGAAATTCGTCGTAACCCAGTTGATGCCGATGGTAAAGACACGACACCTATTACATGGGACATGAACTGCTTAGAGGAAGTATGCGGTGCTTGTTCAATGGTCATCAACGGTCGACCTCGTCAGTCTTGTACAGCACTTGTCGATCAGTTAGAGCAGCCTATTCGTCTAGAGCCAATGAAAACATTCCCTGTCGTTCGTGACCTACAAGTAGATCGTAGCAGAATGTTTGATTCCTTGAAAAAGGTAAAAGCATGGATTCCAATTGACGGTACGTACGATTTAGGCCCTGGACCACGTATGCCAGAGAAAAAACGTCAATGGGCGTATGAGCTTTCTAAATGTATGACATGTGGCGTTTGCCTAGAGTCATGCCCGAACGTAAACAGTAAATCAAACTTTATCGGACCTGCACCACTATCACAAGTTCGTTTGTTCAACGCGCATCCAACAGGTGCCCTAAACAAACATGAACGTCTAAACTCTATTATGGATGATGGTGGCCTTGCAAACTGTGGTAACTCACAAAACTGTGTGCAAGCATGTCCAAAAGGAATTCCATTAACAACATCTATTGCAGCATTAAACCGTGATACAGCAATTCAGTCATTCCGTAACTTCTTCGGTAGTGACCAAATTTAA
- the gerE gene encoding spore germination transcription factor GerE: MKEKDFQPKPLLTKREREVFELLVQDKTTKEIASDLFISEKTVRNHISNAMQKLGVKGRSQAVVELLRMGELQL; this comes from the coding sequence TTGAAGGAGAAAGATTTTCAACCAAAGCCGTTACTTACAAAAAGAGAGCGTGAAGTATTTGAGCTGCTAGTTCAAGATAAAACAACGAAGGAAATTGCTAGTGACCTGTTTATCAGCGAAAAAACAGTTCGAAATCATATCTCAAACGCAATGCAAAAGCTTGGCGTTAAGGGACGTTCTCAAGCAGTTGTGGAGCTTCTACGTATGGGAGAGCTTCAATTATAA